A stretch of Castanea sativa cultivar Marrone di Chiusa Pesio chromosome 2, ASM4071231v1 DNA encodes these proteins:
- the LOC142626175 gene encoding U-box domain-containing protein 5-like isoform X1 produces MGTDVAEVAEKLPDPCSFKVHFLMCTELLKLVDRISSTLPEIEAVRPRCSAGIQSLCLLNCSIEKAKLLLQYCSESSKLYQAVTGDLMVSRFQRLRSLLEQSLGQIQIMCPVMLAVEISQIMDDLRSAKFSLDSSEEEAGKALQGLLLQGASPSDSFETSEVKAIQYAAATLHITSQNAILIEKQSMEKLIDKVGDSEATTKKILKYLLYLLEKYGNLVLGDQSRNTRVQHEGEVASENRRKSSVHSQSVEVKSHRGYGHRKAQFDVLSRAILPEEFRCPISSRLMYDPVVIASGQTFERMWIQRWFDEGNDTCPKTKIKLDHLSLSPNTSLKDLISKWCVRYEVTVTDPTMKPEVLHTWESSSVSSVSTGHSMDYMQLRLDRSNFSSGSLVTSFTSDSPCTKIADGLSLMSMQTIEEHKFQSHATINETDLKFLSNLAELEWESQCEVVEEVKRHLNYSEEDYHSLSSENFVEPLVRFLKDACDRRDIEAQKTGSQLLLAFVSKNRSGISYLREEAYDLLETLLNSEDTEEALVILEVLSGHKYCRAKILASGALTSILKMLDSHSSFQERIIKILSNMSSSSDICPRIVSLECIPKLIPFFGDSTLAGKCAFILKNLCDVEEARISIAETSGCIASVTALLETGSHEDQENAVTVLLSLCSQRVQYCQWVMEEGVIPALVDISINGNEKGRVGALELLRLLRDIEYAEDRDCSGSDIDASKDTTDLPKEKKSSKTSGFFAKIPMFSKKKK; encoded by the exons ATGGGGACTGATGTTGCTGAAGTAGCGGAAAAACTGCCAGATCCTTGTTCCTTTAAG GTGCACTTTTTAATGTGCACAGAACTCCTGAAATTGGTTGATAGAATATCAAGCACATTGCCAGAAATAGAAGCGGTTCGCCCTCGATGCTCAGCAGGAATACAATCACTATGCTTGTTGAACTGTTCAATTGAGAAGGCCAAGCTACTTCTTCAGTACTGCAGCGAGTCTAGTAAACTTTACCAG GCAGTAACAGGTGATCTAATGGTCTCAAGATTTCAAAGATTGAGGAGCTTGTTGGAGCAAAGTTTAGGCCAAATTCAAATTATGTGTCCAGTTATGCTGGCTGTAGAG ATCTCTCAAATCATGGATGATCTTAGGAGTGCGAAATTTTCTCTGGACTCATCTGAGGAAGAGGCTGGTAAGGCTTTGCAAGGATTGCTCCTGCAGGGTGCTTCTCCATCAGATTCATTTGAAACCTCTGAAGTTAAAGCTATTCAATATGCAGCTGCAACACTTCATATTACATCCCAAAACGCTATCTTGATAGAGAAACAATCTATGGAGAAGCTAATTGATAAAGTCGGTGATAGTGAGGCAACAACAAAGaagattttaaaatatcttttgTACCTATTAGAGAAGTATGGAAATTTAGTTTTGGGAGATCAATCGAGGAATACCCGTGTTCAGCATGAAGGAGAAGTTGCATCTGAgaacagaagaaagagttctgtGCACAGCCAATCTGTTGAAGTTAAATCACATAGAGGATATGGGCATCGCAAGGCTCAATTTGACGTCTTAAGTAGAGCTATACTTCCTGAGGAATTTAGATGTCCAATATCTTCAAGATTGATGTACGATCCAGTTGTCATTGCATCTGGACAAACATTTGAGAGGATGTGGATACAGAGGTGGTTTGATGAGGGTAATGATACATGTCCAAAGACAAAAATCAAACTGGACCATCTGTCATTGAGTCCAAACACGAGCTTGAAGGATTTAATATCAAAGTGGTGTGTGAGGTATGAAGTCACTGTTACCGACCCAACTATGAAACCAGAAGTCCTTCACACTTGGGAATCATCTTCCGTTTCTAGTGTCAGCACTGGCCATTCTATGGATTATATGCAGCTTCGATTGGATCGCAGCAATTTTTCATCTGGATCTTTAGTCACAAGTTTCACCTCAGATTCACCATGCACTAAGATAGCAGATGGCTTAAGTTTGATGTCTATGCAGACAATAGAGGAGCACAAATTTCAATCTCATGCTACCATAAATGAGACAGATTTGAAATTTCTATCTAACCTTGCTGAACTTGAATGGGAATCCCAATGTGAAGTTGTTGAAGAAGTCAAAAGACATCTGAATTACAGTGAAGAAGATTACCATTCTCTGTCGTCTGAGAATTTTGTTGAACCACTTGTTAGATTTTTGAAGGATGCATGTGACCGGCGTGATATAGAAGCACAAAAAACTGGATCTCAGTTGTTATTGGCATTTGTCAGTAAAAACAG AAGTGGGATCTCATACTTACGTGAAGAAGCATATGATCTCTTGGAAACTTTACTTAATTCAGAAGACACAGAAGAGGCCCTAGTCATATTGGAAGTGTTGTCTGGCCACAAGTATTGTAGAGCTAAAATATTAGCATCTGGTGCGTTGACTTCCATCCTAAAAATGCTTGACTCCCATAGCAGTTTCCAGGAACGGATTATCAAGATTCTGTCCAATATGTCCTCAAGCAGTGACATTTGTCCACGCATTGTATCTTTGGAGTGCATCCCAAAATTGATTCCTTTCTTTGGTGACAGCACCCTTGCAGGAAAATGtgcatttattttgaaaaatctttgcgATGTAGAAGAGGCTAGGATTTCTATTGCTGAAACTAGTGGATGCATTGCTTCTGTTACTGCACTACTTGAGACTGGCAGTCATGAGGATCAAGAAAATGCAGTGACTGTTCTCCTTTCGCTATGCTCTCAACGTGTTCAGTATTGTCAGTGGGTCATGGAGGAGGGTGTCATTCCTGCTCTTGTTGATATATCTATCAATGGTAATGAAAAAGGCCGGGTGGGTGCCTTGGAATTGCTACGGCTCTTAAGAGATATCGAGTATGCTGAAGATCGGGATTGCTCTGGATCTGATATTGATGCCTCTAAAGACACTACAGATCTccctaaagaaaagaaatcatctAAGACATCTGGATTTTTTGCAAAGATACCAATGTTTtcgaaaaagaagaagtga
- the LOC142626175 gene encoding U-box domain-containing protein 5-like isoform X2 — MCTELLKLVDRISSTLPEIEAVRPRCSAGIQSLCLLNCSIEKAKLLLQYCSESSKLYQAVTGDLMVSRFQRLRSLLEQSLGQIQIMCPVMLAVEISQIMDDLRSAKFSLDSSEEEAGKALQGLLLQGASPSDSFETSEVKAIQYAAATLHITSQNAILIEKQSMEKLIDKVGDSEATTKKILKYLLYLLEKYGNLVLGDQSRNTRVQHEGEVASENRRKSSVHSQSVEVKSHRGYGHRKAQFDVLSRAILPEEFRCPISSRLMYDPVVIASGQTFERMWIQRWFDEGNDTCPKTKIKLDHLSLSPNTSLKDLISKWCVRYEVTVTDPTMKPEVLHTWESSSVSSVSTGHSMDYMQLRLDRSNFSSGSLVTSFTSDSPCTKIADGLSLMSMQTIEEHKFQSHATINETDLKFLSNLAELEWESQCEVVEEVKRHLNYSEEDYHSLSSENFVEPLVRFLKDACDRRDIEAQKTGSQLLLAFVSKNRSGISYLREEAYDLLETLLNSEDTEEALVILEVLSGHKYCRAKILASGALTSILKMLDSHSSFQERIIKILSNMSSSSDICPRIVSLECIPKLIPFFGDSTLAGKCAFILKNLCDVEEARISIAETSGCIASVTALLETGSHEDQENAVTVLLSLCSQRVQYCQWVMEEGVIPALVDISINGNEKGRVGALELLRLLRDIEYAEDRDCSGSDIDASKDTTDLPKEKKSSKTSGFFAKIPMFSKKKK; from the exons ATGTGCACAGAACTCCTGAAATTGGTTGATAGAATATCAAGCACATTGCCAGAAATAGAAGCGGTTCGCCCTCGATGCTCAGCAGGAATACAATCACTATGCTTGTTGAACTGTTCAATTGAGAAGGCCAAGCTACTTCTTCAGTACTGCAGCGAGTCTAGTAAACTTTACCAG GCAGTAACAGGTGATCTAATGGTCTCAAGATTTCAAAGATTGAGGAGCTTGTTGGAGCAAAGTTTAGGCCAAATTCAAATTATGTGTCCAGTTATGCTGGCTGTAGAG ATCTCTCAAATCATGGATGATCTTAGGAGTGCGAAATTTTCTCTGGACTCATCTGAGGAAGAGGCTGGTAAGGCTTTGCAAGGATTGCTCCTGCAGGGTGCTTCTCCATCAGATTCATTTGAAACCTCTGAAGTTAAAGCTATTCAATATGCAGCTGCAACACTTCATATTACATCCCAAAACGCTATCTTGATAGAGAAACAATCTATGGAGAAGCTAATTGATAAAGTCGGTGATAGTGAGGCAACAACAAAGaagattttaaaatatcttttgTACCTATTAGAGAAGTATGGAAATTTAGTTTTGGGAGATCAATCGAGGAATACCCGTGTTCAGCATGAAGGAGAAGTTGCATCTGAgaacagaagaaagagttctgtGCACAGCCAATCTGTTGAAGTTAAATCACATAGAGGATATGGGCATCGCAAGGCTCAATTTGACGTCTTAAGTAGAGCTATACTTCCTGAGGAATTTAGATGTCCAATATCTTCAAGATTGATGTACGATCCAGTTGTCATTGCATCTGGACAAACATTTGAGAGGATGTGGATACAGAGGTGGTTTGATGAGGGTAATGATACATGTCCAAAGACAAAAATCAAACTGGACCATCTGTCATTGAGTCCAAACACGAGCTTGAAGGATTTAATATCAAAGTGGTGTGTGAGGTATGAAGTCACTGTTACCGACCCAACTATGAAACCAGAAGTCCTTCACACTTGGGAATCATCTTCCGTTTCTAGTGTCAGCACTGGCCATTCTATGGATTATATGCAGCTTCGATTGGATCGCAGCAATTTTTCATCTGGATCTTTAGTCACAAGTTTCACCTCAGATTCACCATGCACTAAGATAGCAGATGGCTTAAGTTTGATGTCTATGCAGACAATAGAGGAGCACAAATTTCAATCTCATGCTACCATAAATGAGACAGATTTGAAATTTCTATCTAACCTTGCTGAACTTGAATGGGAATCCCAATGTGAAGTTGTTGAAGAAGTCAAAAGACATCTGAATTACAGTGAAGAAGATTACCATTCTCTGTCGTCTGAGAATTTTGTTGAACCACTTGTTAGATTTTTGAAGGATGCATGTGACCGGCGTGATATAGAAGCACAAAAAACTGGATCTCAGTTGTTATTGGCATTTGTCAGTAAAAACAG AAGTGGGATCTCATACTTACGTGAAGAAGCATATGATCTCTTGGAAACTTTACTTAATTCAGAAGACACAGAAGAGGCCCTAGTCATATTGGAAGTGTTGTCTGGCCACAAGTATTGTAGAGCTAAAATATTAGCATCTGGTGCGTTGACTTCCATCCTAAAAATGCTTGACTCCCATAGCAGTTTCCAGGAACGGATTATCAAGATTCTGTCCAATATGTCCTCAAGCAGTGACATTTGTCCACGCATTGTATCTTTGGAGTGCATCCCAAAATTGATTCCTTTCTTTGGTGACAGCACCCTTGCAGGAAAATGtgcatttattttgaaaaatctttgcgATGTAGAAGAGGCTAGGATTTCTATTGCTGAAACTAGTGGATGCATTGCTTCTGTTACTGCACTACTTGAGACTGGCAGTCATGAGGATCAAGAAAATGCAGTGACTGTTCTCCTTTCGCTATGCTCTCAACGTGTTCAGTATTGTCAGTGGGTCATGGAGGAGGGTGTCATTCCTGCTCTTGTTGATATATCTATCAATGGTAATGAAAAAGGCCGGGTGGGTGCCTTGGAATTGCTACGGCTCTTAAGAGATATCGAGTATGCTGAAGATCGGGATTGCTCTGGATCTGATATTGATGCCTCTAAAGACACTACAGATCTccctaaagaaaagaaatcatctAAGACATCTGGATTTTTTGCAAAGATACCAATGTTTtcgaaaaagaagaagtga